In Sulfitobacter sp. W027, a single window of DNA contains:
- a CDS encoding TIGR04282 family arsenosugar biosynthesis glycosyltransferase: MKPTLIVMVKEPRPGRVKTRLGRDIGMVGAAWWFRHQTRALLCRIEDPRWQVVLAVAPDVEGLQSRIWPAHLPRWPQGRGNLGDRMARMLRAAPGPACVIGADIPGINRKELARAFAALGNHDAVFGPAPDGGYWLVGLKHPRRAPPSLFDAVRWSGPHALTDSRATLPGYRIAEVSNLRDVDEIHDLP, translated from the coding sequence GTGAAACCAACGCTCATCGTCATGGTGAAAGAACCGCGCCCCGGTCGGGTGAAAACCCGGCTGGGCCGCGACATCGGTATGGTGGGCGCGGCGTGGTGGTTTCGTCATCAAACGCGGGCGCTGCTGTGCCGGATCGAAGATCCGCGCTGGCAGGTGGTGCTGGCTGTGGCACCGGACGTCGAAGGGCTGCAAAGCCGCATCTGGCCCGCACATCTGCCACGATGGCCACAGGGCAGGGGCAATCTGGGAGACCGTATGGCCCGGATGCTGCGCGCGGCACCCGGCCCGGCCTGTGTGATTGGCGCGGATATTCCCGGTATTAACCGCAAGGAACTTGCGCGGGCCTTTGCCGCCCTTGGCAATCACGACGCGGTGTTTGGTCCCGCGCCGGATGGGGGCTATTGGCTCGTTGGCCTGAAGCACCCACGCCGCGCGCCGCCCAGCCTGTTTGACGCTGTGCGCTGGTCCGGGCCACATGCGCTGACAGACAGCCGCGCGACCCTGCCGGGCTACCGGATTGCCGAAGTCTCAAACCTGCGCGACGTAGATGAAATTCACGATTTGCCATGA
- the dapE gene encoding succinyl-diaminopimelate desuccinylase, translating to MSGLDPVDLTAKLVRCASVTPVNDGALEVLEEVLGAAGFDCTRVDRGGICNLFARWGNKGNTKSFGFNGHTDVVPIGDEADWSMPPFGAEIKDGIMYGRGTTDMKSGVAAFVAAAVDFVKDTPPDGSIVLAITGDEEGDALDGTTALLDYMAENGERMDVCLVGEPTCPETMGDMIKIGRRGSMNAHFKVTGKQGHAAYPHRANNPLPAMMRLMDRLASHELDQGSDHFDPSTLAVVTVDTGNKATNVIPAQCRGAVNIRFNDHHSGASLSDWLRSEADKIAKEFGVQLDVEITISGESFITPPGALSDLVAGAVEAETGVKPELSTTGGTSDARFVKAHCPVVEFGLVGQSMHQVDEHVRVEHIEQLKSIYTRVLQNYFT from the coding sequence ATGTCCGGTCTCGACCCTGTTGATCTCACCGCAAAACTGGTGCGCTGCGCCTCTGTCACCCCCGTTAACGATGGTGCGTTGGAAGTGCTGGAAGAGGTGCTGGGCGCGGCTGGGTTCGACTGCACGCGCGTGGACCGGGGCGGCATTTGCAACCTTTTTGCCCGCTGGGGCAACAAGGGCAACACCAAGTCTTTTGGCTTTAACGGCCATACCGATGTGGTCCCCATCGGGGATGAGGCTGATTGGTCGATGCCCCCTTTCGGAGCCGAGATCAAAGACGGCATCATGTATGGCCGCGGCACCACGGATATGAAATCCGGCGTGGCGGCCTTTGTTGCGGCGGCGGTTGATTTCGTCAAAGACACACCGCCTGATGGCTCCATCGTGCTGGCGATCACCGGGGATGAAGAGGGCGACGCCCTCGACGGGACCACGGCGCTGTTGGACTATATGGCCGAAAACGGCGAGCGGATGGATGTCTGCCTTGTGGGGGAGCCGACTTGCCCCGAGACCATGGGCGACATGATCAAGATCGGGCGGCGCGGGTCGATGAATGCGCATTTCAAGGTGACGGGCAAACAGGGCCACGCCGCCTATCCGCACCGCGCCAACAACCCGCTGCCCGCGATGATGCGGCTGATGGACCGTTTGGCGAGCCATGAGCTGGATCAGGGCAGCGATCACTTTGATCCTTCGACGCTGGCTGTGGTTACTGTCGACACCGGCAACAAGGCCACCAATGTGATCCCGGCGCAGTGTCGTGGCGCGGTGAACATTCGGTTCAACGACCACCATTCGGGCGCAAGCCTCAGCGATTGGCTGCGGAGCGAGGCGGATAAGATTGCGAAAGAGTTCGGTGTTCAGCTGGATGTGGAGATCACCATCTCGGGCGAGAGTTTCATCACCCCTCCCGGTGCGCTGTCAGATCTCGTCGCAGGCGCGGTTGAGGCGGAAACGGGTGTAAAGCCGGAGCTTTCTACCACGGGCGGCACCTCAGACGCACGCTTCGTCAAGGCACACTGCCCGGTGGTAGAATTCGGTCTGGTCGGCCAGTCCATGCACCAAGTTGATGAGCATGTGCGGGTTGAGCATATCGAACAACTCAAATCCATCTACACCCGCGTGCTGCAGAATTATTTCACGTGA
- a CDS encoding GlsB/YeaQ/YmgE family stress response membrane protein: MTGIGWFAAIIVGGLAGWIAEKIMKSDMGLIMNIILGIVGALVANWLLVLIVGSTLGGWFGQLVVGIIGACLLIWVTRLVRGRT, encoded by the coding sequence ATGACAGGTATCGGTTGGTTTGCCGCAATCATCGTAGGCGGCCTCGCAGGCTGGATCGCAGAAAAAATCATGAAGTCGGACATGGGTCTGATCATGAACATTATCCTCGGCATCGTTGGTGCCTTGGTCGCGAACTGGCTCTTGGTTCTGATCGTCGGCAGCACGCTGGGCGGTTGGTTCGGTCAACTTGTAGTGGGTATCATCGGTGCCTGCCTGTTGATCTGGGTCACACGATTGGTTCGCGGCAGGACCTAA
- the dapD gene encoding 2,3,4,5-tetrahydropyridine-2,6-dicarboxylate N-succinyltransferase codes for MSNAQLETAIEAAWDTRDQITSATTGETRDAIEETLNALDSGKLRVAEKQDEGNWKVNQWAKKAVLLGFRIKDMEHQEGGPQGAGWWDKVDSKFKGWGDAEWKEAGFRAVPNCVVRRSAFIAPGVVLMPSFVNIGAYVDSGTMVDTWATVGSCAQIGKNVHLSGGVGIGGVLEPMQAGPTIIEDNCFIGARSEVVEGCIVREGSVLGMGVFIGQSTKIVDRETGEIMYGEVPAGSVVVAGSMPSKNNVNLYCAVIVKRVDAKTRSKTSINELLRD; via the coding sequence ATGTCCAACGCCCAACTTGAAACCGCCATCGAAGCCGCTTGGGATACCCGCGACCAGATCACATCCGCCACCACCGGAGAGACCCGCGACGCCATCGAAGAGACGCTGAACGCGCTCGACAGCGGCAAGCTGCGCGTGGCCGAAAAGCAAGACGAGGGCAACTGGAAGGTCAACCAATGGGCCAAGAAGGCCGTGCTGCTGGGCTTCCGCATCAAGGATATGGAGCATCAAGAGGGCGGCCCGCAGGGCGCTGGCTGGTGGGACAAGGTCGACAGCAAGTTCAAAGGCTGGGGCGATGCCGAGTGGAAAGAGGCCGGTTTCCGCGCCGTGCCGAACTGCGTCGTGCGCCGCTCGGCCTTTATCGCACCGGGTGTGGTGTTGATGCCGTCTTTCGTGAACATCGGCGCCTATGTGGACAGCGGCACCATGGTTGACACATGGGCGACCGTTGGCAGCTGCGCCCAGATCGGCAAGAACGTTCACCTCTCGGGCGGCGTCGGCATTGGCGGCGTGTTGGAGCCGATGCAGGCAGGCCCGACCATCATCGAAGACAATTGTTTTATCGGCGCGCGTTCGGAAGTCGTCGAAGGCTGCATCGTGCGCGAAGGTTCGGTGCTGGGCATGGGCGTGTTCATCGGCCAGTCGACCAAGATCGTGGACCGCGAAACCGGTGAGATCATGTATGGCGAAGTGCCCGCAGGGTCGGTTGTCGTGGCGGGCTCCATGCCCTCCAAGAACAACGTGAACCTTTATTGCGCCGTGATCGTCAAACGGGTGGATGCCAAGACCCGCTCCAAGACCTCGATCAACGAGCTGCTGCGCGACTGA
- a CDS encoding LOG family protein, whose amino-acid sequence MNEDHRHPLRRATVDRAKAEDAPDTPQTRAPAYRLAFTDDDFMCREELRPVRLQLELLKPELLLDAHGIQSTIVLFGGARIPEPAQKHTARTKTLADLSRFYDETRTFARLMTEKSMETGGVENVIVTGGGPGVMEAGNRGALDAGGHSIGLNIVLPFEQAPNEYVTPELCFNFHYFAIRKMHFLMRARAICVFPGGFGTMDELFEALTLIQTGRMNRVPFLLFGREFWEKIINWDALADAGTISAEDLDLFRFVESADEAMEVIDNWETAPAREHVPGREEVEN is encoded by the coding sequence ATGAACGAGGACCACCGCCACCCGCTGCGCCGCGCCACCGTTGACCGTGCCAAGGCCGAAGACGCGCCCGACACGCCACAGACCCGCGCGCCTGCCTATCGCCTGGCCTTTACCGACGACGACTTCATGTGCCGCGAAGAGCTGCGCCCGGTGCGTCTGCAACTGGAACTGCTCAAGCCCGAACTGCTGCTCGATGCCCATGGCATCCAATCAACCATTGTGCTGTTCGGCGGGGCACGCATTCCCGAACCCGCACAGAAACACACCGCCCGCACCAAGACGCTGGCCGATCTTTCGCGTTTTTATGATGAGACCCGCACCTTTGCCCGGTTGATGACCGAAAAGTCTATGGAGACCGGCGGCGTGGAGAACGTCATCGTCACCGGCGGGGGACCGGGTGTGATGGAGGCGGGCAACCGCGGCGCGCTGGATGCAGGCGGCCATTCCATCGGCCTGAACATCGTGCTGCCGTTTGAGCAGGCACCCAACGAATATGTCACGCCGGAGCTTTGCTTTAACTTCCACTATTTCGCGATCCGCAAGATGCACTTCCTGATGCGCGCCCGCGCGATCTGCGTCTTCCCCGGTGGTTTCGGCACCATGGACGAGCTGTTTGAGGCGCTGACCCTGATCCAGACAGGCCGGATGAATCGCGTGCCCTTCCTCCTGTTCGGGCGTGAGTTCTGGGAAAAGATCATTAACTGGGACGCGCTGGCCGATGCCGGAACGATCTCTGCCGAAGACCTCGACCTGTTCCGCTTTGTCGAAAGCGCGGATGAGGCGATGGAAGTGATCGACAATTGGGAAACCGCCCCCGCCCGAGAGCATGTGCCGGGCCGGGAGGAAGTAGAGAACTGA
- a CDS encoding nitronate monooxygenase family protein, with protein MLSTRLTERLGISHPIIQAPMAFAAGGRLAAAVSGAGGLGMIGGAYDSGEWIAEQQDLAGNQSVGCGFITWKLREHPQALEQVLARDPAAVFLSFGDPAEFVPQIREAKVPLICQVQTLRDAVHAIDLGAEIIVAQGSEAGGHGEKRATFTLVPEIADYIARHAPDTLLCAAGGVGDGRGLAAALMLGADGVVVGSRFWASEEALVHPAMLEAAIKASGDDTLRSTVTDIMRGYDWPERYTGRVLRNAFTDRWHDDPKGLRAALDQELPRWQSAVAKGDARTANAFVGEVAGLIRDVKPAADILRDIVGGAEASLAQRFLR; from the coding sequence ATGTTAAGCACGCGATTGACCGAGCGGCTGGGGATCAGCCACCCCATCATCCAAGCGCCGATGGCCTTTGCGGCGGGCGGGCGGCTGGCGGCGGCGGTCTCAGGTGCCGGGGGCTTGGGGATGATCGGTGGCGCTTACGATTCCGGCGAATGGATTGCTGAGCAGCAGGATCTGGCGGGCAATCAGTCGGTCGGCTGCGGCTTCATCACTTGGAAGCTGCGCGAGCATCCGCAGGCGCTGGAGCAGGTCCTCGCCCGCGATCCGGCAGCGGTCTTTCTTTCTTTCGGTGATCCGGCAGAGTTCGTGCCCCAAATCCGCGAGGCAAAGGTACCGCTGATCTGTCAGGTGCAAACGCTGCGCGACGCGGTCCACGCGATTGACTTGGGGGCCGAGATCATCGTTGCGCAGGGGTCCGAGGCCGGGGGCCATGGTGAGAAGCGCGCGACTTTCACGCTGGTCCCCGAGATTGCCGATTACATTGCCCGCCACGCACCTGACACGCTGCTTTGTGCCGCAGGTGGCGTGGGCGATGGGCGCGGGCTGGCGGCAGCACTGATGCTGGGGGCCGATGGGGTGGTCGTGGGCTCACGTTTCTGGGCGTCAGAAGAGGCGCTGGTGCATCCCGCTATGCTTGAGGCAGCGATCAAAGCGAGCGGCGATGACACGCTGCGCAGTACGGTGACCGACATCATGCGCGGCTATGACTGGCCCGAGCGCTATACGGGTCGGGTGCTGCGCAATGCATTCACCGACCGCTGGCATGACGATCCCAAAGGGCTGCGCGCGGCGCTGGATCAGGAGTTGCCGCGCTGGCAATCGGCGGTGGCGAAGGGCGATGCCCGCACTGCCAACGCCTTCGTTGGAGAGGTTGCAGGGCTGATCCGAGATGTAAAACCCGCTGCAGATATCCTGCGTGATATCGTAGGTGGTGCAGAGGCCTCATTAGCGCAGCGCTTCTTGCGCTAG
- a CDS encoding GMC family oxidoreductase → MHDETQLEGRYDYIIVGAGTAGCVLANRLSADPANKVLLLEAGGDDNYHWVKVPVGYLYCIGNPRTDWMMKTAPEPGLNGRSLAYPRGKVLGGCSSVNGMIYMRGQAADYDHWRQLGNTGWSWDDVLPYFLKSEDHHAGDNDMHRTGGEWKVSKQRLRWDILEAVQDGAREFGIEPRADFNDGDNEGSGFFEVNQKDGVRWNTARGFLRPAMQRPNLRVMTHAHTNGLILEGKRVTGVRFTHKGRALRAVAEGEVLLAAGAINSPKILELSGIGQSELLSGMGITTLHELPGVGENLQDHLQIRTVYKVQNTKTLNTMTHSLWGKGRMGLEYLMRRSGPLAMAPSQFGMFTKSDPALETPDLEYHVQPLSTDKLGDPLHPFPAITVSVCNLRPESIGSCHLTSRDSAVQPDIRLNYLSTESDKRVAVTAMKQARHIMTAKALHPYAPEEILPGPAVQSDEDLLDKARDIATTIFHPVGTCKMGSDPMAVVDSDLRVHGLRGLRVIDASIMPKIVSGNTASPTVMIAEKAADAILAGR, encoded by the coding sequence ATGCACGATGAAACACAGCTAGAAGGTCGCTATGACTATATCATCGTCGGCGCGGGCACTGCGGGCTGTGTACTTGCCAACCGTCTCAGCGCCGATCCCGCCAATAAGGTTTTGTTGCTCGAGGCCGGGGGGGATGACAATTACCACTGGGTCAAGGTGCCGGTGGGCTATCTTTACTGCATCGGCAATCCGCGCACCGATTGGATGATGAAAACCGCCCCTGAGCCGGGGTTGAACGGACGCTCTCTGGCCTATCCCCGCGGCAAGGTGTTGGGTGGCTGCTCTTCGGTGAATGGCATGATTTACATGCGTGGGCAGGCGGCGGACTATGACCATTGGCGGCAGCTTGGTAATACCGGGTGGAGCTGGGACGATGTTCTGCCCTATTTCCTGAAGTCCGAAGATCACCACGCGGGCGATAATGACATGCACCGCACGGGGGGCGAGTGGAAGGTCAGCAAGCAGCGTCTGCGGTGGGACATTCTGGAGGCCGTGCAAGACGGGGCGCGGGAGTTCGGGATCGAACCGCGTGCCGATTTCAATGACGGCGACAACGAAGGATCGGGCTTTTTCGAAGTGAACCAAAAGGACGGCGTGCGCTGGAACACCGCGCGCGGCTTCCTCCGCCCGGCGATGCAGCGCCCCAATCTTCGGGTGATGACCCATGCCCATACCAATGGGCTGATCCTTGAGGGCAAGCGTGTGACCGGCGTACGTTTCACCCATAAGGGCCGCGCCCTGCGGGCCGTGGCCGAGGGGGAGGTGCTCTTGGCCGCCGGGGCGATCAACTCGCCCAAAATCCTAGAACTCTCGGGCATCGGGCAGAGTGAGCTTTTGAGTGGCATGGGGATCACCACGCTGCATGAGCTGCCCGGCGTGGGGGAAAACCTTCAGGACCATCTGCAAATTCGTACCGTCTACAAGGTGCAGAACACCAAGACGCTCAACACGATGACCCATTCGCTGTGGGGCAAGGGACGGATGGGGCTGGAATATCTCATGCGGCGCAGCGGTCCTTTGGCGATGGCACCCAGCCAGTTCGGCATGTTCACCAAGTCCGACCCCGCGTTGGAGACGCCCGATCTGGAATACCACGTGCAGCCCCTGTCGACCGACAAGCTGGGCGATCCGCTGCATCCCTTCCCGGCGATCACCGTTTCGGTCTGTAACCTGCGGCCTGAGAGCATCGGCAGTTGCCACCTGACCAGCCGCGACAGTGCCGTGCAACCCGACATTCGCCTCAACTACCTCTCTACCGAAAGCGACAAGCGCGTGGCGGTTACGGCGATGAAACAAGCGCGGCACATCATGACAGCAAAGGCGCTTCACCCCTACGCGCCCGAGGAAATCTTGCCCGGCCCTGCTGTGCAGAGCGACGAAGACCTGCTCGACAAAGCGCGCGATATTGCCACGACGATCTTTCACCCCGTTGGCACCTGCAAGATGGGCAGTGATCCGATGGCCGTGGTCGATTCCGATCTGCGGGTTCATGGGCTGCGCGGGCTGCGGGTGATTGATGCGTCGATCATGCCCAAGATCGTATCGGGCAACACGGCATCGCCCACGGTGATGATTGCCGAAAAGGCTGCCGACGCGATTTTGGCGGGGCGGTGA
- a CDS encoding CHASE domain-containing protein: MRRPEFILFLGCLAITFGVFLYSSRSNDAAAERAFDRIAEESLQSLDARMHTYLQSLNGIAAFMNASNEVTARDFAHYVDTLEIDTFLPGINGIGFVAPVARGTEDAFVKEVTALGIENFRIHPNTGNAEKMVIQYIYPQGPNAEAVGLDISFNEDRRRAALRARDTGEPQLTPRILLVQDKTRQPGFLLLRPVFAAANSPAQSTAGFAGWVYAPFVGANLLNGLTPTQGEAYDIKVFDGLTTAPENRIFDSTPEGAETGRHSITQTIERFGRPWTVVHVSTPRFDSAMHSAVPEILLVSGILLAILFFVAFRSLRQRSAALSQLAVLRERQIDAHEEENRSVIENSVTPVFLLDSTDRVLFANQAALVCFGYGREALKGMDFADLVTDLIKDHDHEQVNAAGKTCFGQELKLDLQRNNWTTHTGERRVTAIVRDLTSELAVQDELARNKALYDLALEGAQIGVFDIDLRTGKSEVSDTWRRILGMADYERLTDPQAEFLRRVHPDDLPLLTQTDQACISGQQKRSVTEYRMKIGTGEWRWMRSDAVVTGRDENGMALRMVGTQTDVTDIVHARNALETSERRFRQVLAVAPVGMAILGEGGVFNSVNSALCTLCGYSEEELLSNTKLGDLMPESDLDTLYKEVRGLVESRSSQNYQAEYRITHKLGYERWGLFNVSWTFDKNARGYVFIVQINDITDQKKLEQIKSEFVSTVSHELRTPLTSIKGALGLIDTTDNTRLLPAHVRLIDIARSNADRLSHIVNDILDLEKISSGEVLFDFHDVDLSSVINDSVNEMSPFAITHNNTLGVQLPDNPLMVRVDESRTRQVLANLISNACKYSDAESEVQIRAERLGDRAIVFIQNTGPGVPENFRPRIFQAFSQADGSDTRAKGGTGLGLNITRQIIKRQGGTIGFESIPNGVTVFWFTCPIADAESAQAPSLPNSHFGERDTKLRVLHIEDDLDFAEVIRTGLDSVADVTNVNNLAQARQMIGREELDVVILDWSLPDGDARSLLEDITRLHPAAKIISLSADNNREPDPRVGINLIKSRSGISSVVSSITGNTARAS; the protein is encoded by the coding sequence TTGCGGCGACCCGAATTTATATTGTTTCTCGGATGTCTCGCCATCACCTTTGGGGTGTTCCTCTATAGCAGTCGCAGCAACGACGCTGCCGCCGAACGGGCCTTTGATCGAATTGCTGAAGAAAGTCTGCAAAGCCTCGACGCGCGCATGCATACCTACCTGCAAAGCCTCAACGGTATCGCCGCCTTTATGAACGCCTCTAACGAGGTGACCGCCCGCGACTTTGCGCATTACGTCGACACGCTTGAGATCGACACCTTTTTGCCCGGCATCAATGGCATCGGCTTTGTTGCCCCCGTGGCCAGAGGGACCGAGGATGCTTTCGTCAAAGAGGTTACCGCGCTCGGCATCGAAAATTTCCGAATCCATCCAAATACCGGCAATGCCGAGAAGATGGTGATCCAATACATCTACCCCCAAGGCCCAAATGCGGAGGCCGTGGGCCTCGACATCAGCTTTAACGAAGACCGCCGCCGCGCTGCCCTGCGCGCTCGCGATACTGGAGAGCCGCAGTTAACGCCGCGCATCCTGCTGGTACAGGATAAGACCCGGCAGCCCGGTTTCCTTCTGCTTCGCCCGGTCTTTGCCGCCGCCAACAGCCCAGCTCAGAGCACGGCGGGCTTTGCCGGCTGGGTCTACGCTCCCTTTGTTGGTGCAAACCTTTTGAACGGGCTGACTCCAACGCAGGGAGAGGCCTATGACATCAAAGTTTTCGATGGGCTGACCACTGCGCCGGAAAACCGCATTTTTGATAGCACGCCGGAAGGTGCCGAAACTGGCCGCCATAGCATCACCCAGACGATCGAACGCTTTGGCCGGCCTTGGACCGTGGTCCATGTCAGCACGCCTCGTTTCGATAGCGCCATGCACAGTGCCGTGCCGGAGATATTGCTCGTTTCGGGTATATTGCTGGCGATCCTTTTCTTTGTCGCTTTCCGTAGTTTGCGCCAACGCAGCGCGGCGCTTAGCCAGCTTGCCGTCCTGCGCGAACGCCAAATTGACGCCCATGAAGAGGAAAACCGCTCGGTCATCGAAAACTCTGTGACGCCTGTGTTCCTGCTCGACAGCACGGACCGCGTGCTCTTCGCCAACCAAGCGGCGCTGGTCTGCTTTGGCTATGGACGTGAAGCGCTCAAGGGCATGGATTTCGCCGACCTCGTTACCGACTTGATTAAAGATCACGACCACGAACAGGTCAATGCTGCGGGCAAGACCTGCTTTGGCCAGGAACTGAAGCTTGATCTGCAACGCAACAATTGGACCACTCACACCGGCGAGCGGCGTGTGACCGCGATTGTGCGCGATCTCACCTCTGAACTAGCGGTGCAGGATGAGCTGGCGCGGAACAAAGCGCTCTATGACCTCGCACTTGAAGGTGCGCAGATTGGTGTCTTCGACATCGACCTGCGCACCGGCAAATCCGAGGTATCGGATACATGGCGGCGCATTCTGGGGATGGCCGATTACGAGCGGTTGACCGACCCGCAGGCGGAATTTTTACGACGTGTTCACCCCGACGATCTGCCATTGCTTACCCAAACCGATCAGGCCTGCATCTCTGGGCAGCAAAAACGATCTGTGACCGAATACCGGATGAAGATCGGCACTGGTGAATGGCGCTGGATGCGCTCTGACGCGGTAGTGACTGGGCGCGACGAAAATGGCATGGCCCTGCGGATGGTCGGCACCCAAACGGATGTGACCGATATCGTCCATGCGCGCAACGCACTTGAGACCAGCGAACGTCGCTTCCGACAGGTGCTGGCAGTGGCCCCCGTCGGCATGGCGATCCTGGGCGAGGGCGGTGTCTTTAACAGCGTCAACAGCGCGCTCTGCACGCTTTGTGGCTATAGCGAAGAAGAACTGCTGTCGAATACCAAACTGGGCGATCTGATGCCCGAGAGCGATCTAGACACGCTCTACAAAGAGGTGCGCGGGCTCGTCGAATCCCGCAGTTCGCAAAACTATCAAGCAGAATACCGCATCACCCATAAGCTCGGCTATGAACGCTGGGGGCTGTTCAACGTCTCTTGGACTTTCGACAAAAACGCCCGCGGCTATGTCTTTATCGTTCAGATCAACGACATTACGGATCAAAAGAAGCTGGAGCAAATCAAGAGCGAGTTTGTCTCAACCGTCAGCCATGAGCTGCGCACGCCGCTCACCTCAATCAAAGGGGCCTTGGGCCTGATCGACACCACGGACAACACCCGCCTTCTACCGGCGCATGTCCGTCTCATTGATATCGCGCGCAGCAATGCCGATCGGCTGTCGCATATCGTGAACGACATTCTCGACCTTGAAAAAATCTCGTCTGGTGAAGTGCTGTTCGATTTTCACGATGTCGATCTCAGCAGCGTGATCAACGACTCGGTCAATGAAATGTCGCCCTTTGCGATCACACATAACAACACACTGGGCGTACAACTGCCCGACAACCCGCTGATGGTCCGGGTGGATGAAAGCCGCACGCGGCAGGTGCTGGCCAACCTGATTTCCAATGCCTGCAAATACTCCGATGCAGAGTCCGAGGTGCAAATTCGGGCGGAGAGGTTGGGAGACCGGGCGATTGTCTTTATTCAAAACACTGGTCCCGGCGTGCCCGAAAACTTCCGCCCGCGGATCTTTCAGGCCTTCTCTCAGGCAGATGGATCAGACACCCGCGCCAAGGGCGGCACCGGGCTGGGGCTGAACATCACCCGGCAGATTATCAAACGTCAGGGCGGCACGATCGGATTTGAGAGCATTCCAAATGGCGTTACCGTCTTTTGGTTCACCTGCCCCATCGCCGATGCAGAATCCGCGCAGGCCCCGTCCCTACCCAATTCCCATTTTGGTGAACGGGATACCAAGCTGCGCGTGCTGCACATCGAAGACGATTTGGACTTTGCGGAGGTGATCCGCACCGGGTTGGACAGTGTCGCGGACGTAACCAACGTTAACAACCTTGCACAGGCGCGGCAGATGATCGGTCGGGAAGAGCTTGATGTCGTGATCCTTGATTGGTCCCTGCCAGATGGAGACGCCCGCTCCCTTCTGGAAGACATCACCCGGCTGCACCCCGCCGCCAAGATCATCAGCCTATCTGCGGATAACAACCGCGAGCCTGACCCTCGCGTCGGGATAAACCTGATCAAGTCGCGGAGCGGCATCAGTTCGGTGGTCAGCTCGATCACTGGAAACACGGCACGCGCATCTTGA